In one Flavobacteriales bacterium genomic region, the following are encoded:
- a CDS encoding oligosaccharide flippase family protein has product MGIIARQATLNTLLAYLGIGLGFVNVVLLYPRVLAADEFGLTRLLVSIATIAAQVAQLGAENTVIRYFPYFRDPARGHRGLLGMLLLFGLVVSLIAILVLWGFHGAFTRVFADRNALYGTYGLLLLPIVLAEVYFILLRSYSRSLRRTVQPTFIREFVMRALQTALIALQAWLHLPFSLFMALYAAVFLACTLALVADLWRAGELRLGWAHRWMPGRLRRSLIAYTAFTFSASVAGIILGNMDQLMIGAMLGEQSLTYVAHYAVAFYFGSVIAAPGRALQQAAAPLLAEAWKRNDRGLVGDLYRRSAFAQLLFSGFLFVLMFTGMEDLFGLLPPAYSGAAIVAFIIGLAYLLNSSIGLSPAIISMSRSYRLDAFSSLAMVAINLVANFFLIRSMGLAGAAWATFISLLAVNAYRTWFLWWKYGLWPFDRRSALVMALIALLSLALPWVPLTMNPWVDLPLRALLAAALFWPAAHVLGLTRELVELLARFRDRFAGTPQS; this is encoded by the coding sequence ATGGGGATCATCGCCCGCCAGGCCACCCTAAACACCCTGCTCGCCTACCTCGGCATCGGCCTTGGCTTCGTCAATGTGGTGCTGCTCTATCCGCGGGTGCTGGCTGCCGATGAGTTCGGGCTCACGCGCCTGCTGGTCTCCATCGCCACCATCGCCGCGCAGGTGGCGCAGCTGGGCGCGGAGAACACGGTGATCCGCTACTTCCCCTACTTCCGCGATCCGGCGCGCGGGCACCGCGGGCTGCTGGGCATGCTGCTGCTCTTCGGCCTCGTGGTGTCGCTCATCGCCATCCTTGTGCTCTGGGGCTTCCACGGCGCCTTCACCCGGGTGTTCGCCGATCGCAACGCGCTCTACGGCACCTATGGGCTTCTGCTGCTGCCCATCGTCCTGGCGGAGGTGTATTTCATCCTGTTGCGCAGCTACAGCCGTTCGCTCCGGCGCACCGTGCAGCCCACCTTCATCCGCGAGTTCGTGATGCGCGCGCTCCAGACCGCGCTCATCGCCTTGCAGGCCTGGCTCCACCTGCCCTTCAGCCTCTTCATGGCGCTCTACGCCGCCGTGTTCCTGGCCTGCACCCTGGCGCTCGTGGCCGACCTGTGGCGCGCAGGTGAGCTGCGCCTGGGCTGGGCGCACCGCTGGATGCCCGGCCGCCTGCGCCGCAGCCTAATCGCCTACACCGCCTTCACCTTCTCGGCCAGTGTGGCGGGCATCATCCTCGGCAACATGGACCAGCTCATGATCGGTGCCATGCTCGGCGAGCAGTCCCTCACCTATGTGGCGCACTACGCGGTTGCCTTCTATTTCGGCAGCGTCATCGCCGCACCGGGTCGCGCGCTGCAACAGGCCGCTGCACCCCTGCTGGCCGAGGCCTGGAAGCGCAACGACCGGGGGCTGGTGGGCGACCTCTACCGTCGGAGCGCCTTCGCCCAGCTGCTCTTCAGCGGCTTCCTCTTCGTGCTCATGTTCACCGGCATGGAGGACCTATTCGGGCTGCTGCCGCCGGCCTATTCGGGAGCGGCCATCGTGGCCTTCATCATCGGCCTGGCCTACCTGCTCAACAGCAGCATCGGCCTGAGCCCGGCCATCATCAGCATGTCGCGGAGCTACCGACTCGATGCCTTCAGCTCGCTGGCGATGGTGGCCATCAATCTGGTGGCCAACTTCTTCCTGATCCGCTCCATGGGGCTGGCGGGAGCGGCATGGGCCACCTTCATCTCGCTGCTGGCGGTGAACGCCTACCGCACCTGGTTCCTGTGGTGGAAGTACGGGCTATGGCCCTTCGACCGTCGCTCCGCGCTGGTGATGGCGCTGATTGCGCTGCTGTCCTTGGCGCTGCCCTGGGTTCCGCTCACGATGAATCCCTGGGTCGACCTGCCGCTGCGCGCGCTGCTGGCGGCGGCCCTCTTCTGGCCGGCGGCCCACGTCCTGGGCCTCACGCGCGAACTGGTGGAGCTGCTGGCCCGGTTCCGCGACCGCTTTGCGGGCACCCCGCAATCATAG
- a CDS encoding class I SAM-dependent methyltransferase, with the protein MAALIKDLIGKPVYRGLNALLGRVRAAQSRAIPKVELQPRHIARLRVVTDRDAFLEALPKGGVVAEAGVDHGDFSARILAISRPQRLHLIDMWGSKRYHGGLQQHVRDRFAKEIATGQVRIDLGLSTEVLKSYPDGLFDWIYIDTDHGYRVTAAELEIARTKVKPGGIIAGHDYITGNWDGGVRYGVVEAVHEFCVKHDWELVLLTHETDRHLSFAIRAL; encoded by the coding sequence ATGGCCGCACTGATCAAGGACCTCATCGGCAAACCGGTGTATCGCGGGCTCAACGCCCTGCTCGGCAGGGTGCGGGCCGCACAGAGCCGGGCCATCCCGAAGGTGGAGCTGCAGCCGCGGCACATCGCCCGCCTGCGCGTAGTGACCGACCGCGATGCCTTCCTCGAGGCCCTGCCCAAGGGCGGGGTGGTGGCCGAGGCCGGCGTGGACCATGGCGATTTCTCGGCGCGCATCCTGGCCATCAGCCGCCCGCAGCGGCTGCACCTCATCGACATGTGGGGCAGCAAGCGCTACCACGGCGGCCTGCAGCAGCATGTGCGCGACCGCTTCGCCAAGGAGATCGCCACCGGGCAGGTGCGGATCGACCTGGGGCTGAGCACCGAGGTGCTGAAGTCCTATCCCGACGGCCTCTTCGACTGGATCTACATCGACACCGACCACGGCTATCGTGTCACGGCCGCCGAGCTGGAGATCGCACGCACCAAGGTGAAGCCGGGCGGAATCATCGCCGGGCACGACTACATCACCGGCAACTGGGACGGCGGTGTGCGCTACGGGGTGGTGGAAGCGGTGCATGAGTTCTGCGTGAAGCACGATTGGGAGCTGGTCCTGCTCACCCATGAGACGGACCGGCACCTGAGCTTCGCGATACGCGCCCTATGA
- a CDS encoding glycosyltransferase family 4 protein translates to MPGKPKLVYCTTIMASFARNDMALLAARFRVVPFVFAPRSKAHTPWELLRQLAFLLRHLPGAAVSVTQFGGFHAALPVLFGRLLRVPAVVVLGGFDCASFPSFRYGAHHRFPMGAITRWSLRHASHLVPCSQNLVLSEQRYSQAPGDPLLQGYKAFDPGNAVPCTVIPYGYDADRFKPAGRPAPRSFLTVAQMNASNFERKGIDLLFALADRLPDCRFTVVGNTPAMRYARVPPNVELVGFVPYEELPAVYARHAFYLQLSIWEGFPSAPCEAMLCGCVPIVSRVAALPDIAGDAGFYLERRDADELERTVRAALQADGERRSQAARARIMERYPPAVRQALLRLVEQVAGLAD, encoded by the coding sequence ATGCCAGGGAAGCCGAAGCTGGTCTATTGCACGACGATCATGGCCTCGTTCGCGCGGAACGACATGGCGCTGCTTGCTGCGCGCTTCCGCGTGGTGCCCTTCGTGTTCGCCCCGCGCAGCAAGGCGCACACGCCCTGGGAGCTGCTGCGCCAGCTGGCCTTCCTGCTCAGGCATCTGCCCGGTGCCGCAGTGTCCGTCACCCAGTTCGGCGGATTCCATGCGGCGCTTCCGGTGCTGTTCGGGCGGCTGCTGCGCGTTCCGGCCGTGGTGGTGCTGGGCGGCTTCGATTGCGCATCCTTCCCCTCGTTCCGGTACGGGGCGCACCATCGGTTCCCCATGGGCGCCATCACCCGCTGGTCGCTGCGCCATGCGTCTCACCTGGTGCCCTGCAGCCAGAACCTCGTGCTTTCCGAGCAGCGGTATTCCCAGGCGCCGGGCGATCCGCTCCTGCAGGGCTACAAGGCCTTCGACCCCGGGAATGCCGTGCCCTGCACGGTGATCCCCTACGGCTACGATGCGGATCGTTTCAAGCCGGCGGGGAGGCCTGCGCCGCGCAGCTTCCTCACGGTCGCGCAGATGAACGCATCCAACTTCGAGCGCAAGGGGATCGACCTGCTCTTCGCGCTCGCCGACCGCCTGCCCGACTGCCGCTTCACGGTGGTGGGCAACACCCCGGCCATGCGCTATGCGCGTGTCCCGCCCAACGTGGAGCTGGTGGGCTTCGTGCCGTACGAGGAGCTCCCGGCCGTGTATGCGCGTCATGCCTTCTACCTGCAGCTGAGCATCTGGGAGGGCTTCCCCAGCGCGCCGTGCGAGGCCATGCTCTGCGGCTGCGTTCCCATCGTGAGCCGGGTGGCGGCGCTGCCCGACATCGCCGGCGATGCGGGATTCTACCTCGAGCGGCGCGATGCCGATGAGCTGGAGCGGACGGTGCGTGCGGCGCTGCAGGCCGATGGGGAGCGGCGGTCGCAGGCGGCGCGCGCACGGATCATGGAGCGCTATCCGCCCGCTGTGCGTCAGGCGCTCCTGCGCCTGGTGGAGCAGGTGGCCGGACTGGCGGATTGA
- a CDS encoding M1 family metallopeptidase, with amino-acid sequence MRRTLTLLALLIAAAAAAQRFDDRRPPNTYRNADNPHYWKNRPPHEGYWQQDVHYIIDAQLDDQQDALTGRLTLHYWNNSPDTLRHVFFHLYQEAYVKGSHLEEKMGAEGWDMRRYKDLPYTGTRVDAFTAEGDTLRTEQDNTVLKAWLPAPLPPGERITFRIAFTTHWAMGLDRRMKLFDAWGWKHYDGVHWYPRIAVYDRRFGWDTQQHLGNEFYGDYGTFDVTLDLPHHYVVDATGVLQNPQECMPAELRQRLDLRNFKDKPWNERPSVVIEPVPGKRKTWRFHSENTHDFAFTADPTYRIGEAEWNGVRCIALAQEPHASGWQNAAAYCASTIAALSASIGPYIHPKMIVADARDGMEYPMLTLDGGRDPWYRSLFVHEIGHNWFYGMVGNNETYRAFLDEGFTQFLTAWGLELIDGDTLVADTPRTRYERRYTLPELARESEVYGGYMRDAVRLRVPPINVHSDDFEEWEARGYGGYGHVYGKTAVMLYNLQYVLGDSLFQHALRGYFDQWRLCHPYPEDMRQSFIDHSGADLNWFFDQWIETDRTIDYAVKRVTGRHKDGGQTIRIRRQGSMQMPIDLRVTAKDGRTYDFHIPNTWFVKRTPADVLPRWTGFGTLHRDYLARVDIPTGIAQVSIDTSHRLADRYALNDHLVPPVEVTFDHHLWNAPDRRTYEAFVRPDLWWNGYDGVKAGFHAHGGYLRHKHRFHLSAWVNTGMAQHLPPSNRAVAVDSIPGNTDTGFDRLSFNFRYTNGTDHVLRGSSVFVHARSLDGLKRFGGGFRWALPNGRTEAQAEALYFWRADSTDLTYLLHPQEWELNALNASVNLSLSHRYRKGGTQGRITLEARNSAVGAAQGYGWLRLTAINSNRRGPLELRTRLLAQYGSGATPRESALYLAGASPEEMMESKYMRSAGFVPYDWTGYGAATQPLHFGGGLGLRGYAGYLAPETDAHGNQVLTYSGSTGIGGSAELDLDGLVRFKPGKLARYLHLDAYLFGDAGMMAYRRIDADGTLLAFAEPRADAGVGAALTIRRWGPLHDIKPLTIRFDLPLFLSALPAGEAEHFAFRYLVAIGRSF; translated from the coding sequence ATGCGCCGGACCCTCACCCTGCTGGCCCTCCTCATCGCCGCTGCGGCCGCGGCACAGCGCTTCGACGACCGCCGTCCGCCAAACACCTACCGCAACGCGGACAACCCCCACTACTGGAAGAACCGCCCGCCGCACGAGGGATACTGGCAGCAGGACGTGCACTACATCATCGATGCGCAGCTCGACGATCAGCAGGATGCCCTCACCGGAAGGCTCACGCTGCACTATTGGAACAACTCGCCGGACACCCTGCGTCATGTGTTCTTCCACCTCTATCAGGAGGCCTACGTGAAGGGCTCGCACCTGGAGGAGAAGATGGGCGCCGAGGGCTGGGACATGCGACGGTACAAGGACCTGCCTTATACCGGCACGCGCGTCGACGCCTTCACCGCCGAAGGCGACACCCTGCGCACCGAACAGGACAACACCGTGCTGAAGGCCTGGCTGCCCGCTCCCCTGCCGCCCGGCGAGCGCATCACCTTCCGCATCGCCTTCACCACGCACTGGGCCATGGGACTGGACCGGCGCATGAAGCTCTTCGACGCTTGGGGCTGGAAGCACTACGACGGTGTGCACTGGTACCCGCGTATCGCGGTCTACGACCGCCGATTCGGCTGGGACACGCAGCAGCACCTGGGCAACGAGTTCTATGGCGACTATGGCACCTTCGATGTGACGCTGGACCTGCCGCATCACTATGTGGTGGACGCCACGGGCGTGCTGCAGAACCCGCAGGAATGCATGCCCGCCGAGCTTCGCCAGCGGCTCGACCTGCGCAACTTCAAGGACAAGCCCTGGAACGAACGGCCCTCGGTGGTCATCGAGCCGGTACCCGGCAAGCGCAAGACCTGGCGCTTCCACAGCGAGAATACGCACGACTTCGCCTTCACCGCCGACCCCACCTACCGCATCGGCGAGGCCGAATGGAACGGCGTGCGGTGCATCGCACTGGCCCAGGAGCCGCATGCCAGCGGGTGGCAGAATGCCGCAGCATACTGTGCCAGCACCATCGCGGCGCTCAGCGCCTCCATCGGCCCCTACATCCATCCCAAGATGATCGTGGCCGACGCCCGCGACGGCATGGAATACCCCATGCTCACGCTCGATGGCGGGCGCGACCCCTGGTACCGCAGCCTCTTCGTGCACGAGATCGGGCACAACTGGTTCTACGGCATGGTGGGCAACAACGAGACCTACCGCGCCTTCCTCGACGAGGGCTTCACCCAGTTCCTCACCGCATGGGGCCTTGAGCTGATCGACGGCGACACGCTGGTGGCCGATACGCCGCGCACGCGCTACGAGCGCCGCTACACGCTCCCCGAACTCGCGCGCGAGAGCGAGGTGTACGGGGGATACATGCGCGATGCCGTCCGCCTGCGCGTGCCGCCCATCAATGTGCACAGCGACGATTTCGAGGAGTGGGAGGCGCGCGGCTACGGGGGCTATGGGCATGTCTACGGAAAGACCGCCGTGATGCTCTATAACCTGCAGTATGTGCTCGGCGACTCGCTCTTCCAGCACGCCCTGCGCGGCTATTTCGACCAGTGGAGGCTGTGCCATCCCTATCCGGAGGACATGCGCCAGAGCTTCATCGACCACTCCGGCGCCGACCTCAACTGGTTCTTCGACCAATGGATCGAGACCGACAGGACCATCGACTATGCCGTGAAGCGCGTCACCGGGCGCCACAAGGACGGCGGTCAGACCATCCGCATCCGGCGCCAGGGCAGCATGCAGATGCCCATCGACCTGCGCGTGACCGCCAAGGACGGCCGCACCTACGACTTCCACATCCCCAACACCTGGTTCGTGAAGCGCACGCCCGCTGACGTACTGCCGCGCTGGACCGGATTCGGGACCCTGCATCGCGACTACCTGGCACGGGTGGACATCCCCACCGGGATCGCGCAGGTGAGCATCGACACCTCGCATCGGCTGGCCGACCGCTACGCCCTCAACGACCATCTGGTGCCTCCCGTGGAGGTCACCTTCGACCATCACCTGTGGAATGCCCCTGACCGTCGCACCTACGAGGCCTTCGTGCGGCCCGACCTCTGGTGGAACGGCTACGACGGCGTGAAGGCCGGCTTCCACGCGCACGGCGGGTACCTGCGGCACAAGCATCGCTTCCACCTCAGCGCATGGGTGAACACCGGCATGGCCCAGCACCTTCCGCCCAGCAATCGCGCCGTGGCGGTGGACAGCATTCCCGGCAACACGGACACCGGGTTCGACAGGCTCTCCTTCAACTTCCGTTACACCAACGGCACCGACCACGTGCTGCGCGGCTCCTCGGTCTTCGTGCATGCCCGCTCGCTCGATGGGCTCAAGCGCTTCGGCGGCGGTTTCCGCTGGGCATTGCCCAATGGCCGCACCGAGGCCCAGGCGGAAGCCCTCTACTTCTGGCGCGCTGACAGCACGGACCTCACCTACCTCCTGCATCCGCAGGAATGGGAGCTGAACGCCCTGAACGCCTCGGTGAACCTGAGCCTCAGCCACCGCTACCGGAAAGGCGGCACCCAGGGCCGCATCACCCTGGAGGCGCGCAACAGCGCAGTGGGCGCGGCTCAAGGCTACGGCTGGCTGCGGCTCACCGCCATCAACAGCAATCGCCGCGGGCCCTTGGAGCTGCGGACGCGCCTGCTGGCGCAATACGGCTCTGGCGCCACGCCACGCGAGAGCGCCCTGTACCTGGCCGGCGCTTCGCCAGAGGAGATGATGGAGAGCAAGTACATGCGCAGCGCCGGCTTCGTGCCCTATGACTGGACGGGCTATGGCGCCGCCACGCAGCCGCTGCATTTCGGCGGCGGCCTAGGGTTGCGCGGCTATGCAGGCTACTTGGCGCCCGAGACCGACGCCCATGGCAACCAGGTGCTCACCTACAGCGGCAGCACCGGCATCGGCGGCAGCGCCGAGCTCGACCTCGACGGCCTGGTCCGCTTCAAGCCCGGCAAACTGGCCCGCTACCTCCACCTCGATGCCTACCTATTCGGCGATGCCGGCATGATGGCCTACAGGCGCATCGATGCCGACGGCACCCTGCTCGCCTTCGCCGAGCCGCGCGCCGACGCCGGCGTGGGAGCGGCGCTCACCATCCGCAGATGGGGACCGCTGCACGACATCAAGCCGCTGACCATCCGGTTCGACCTGCCGCTCTTCCTCTCCGCGCTTCCCGCCGGTGAGGCAGAGCACTTCGCCTTCCGCTACCTCGTGGCCATCGGCCGTAGCTTCTGA